The sequence GTTCATCCATAACTTCAGCATATATATGTTGTTGTGTCTCCCTCTTGTACCAATCCGCAACGTACTGATAGATGTTCATACTGGTCATAGTAATCGCGTTGCAAGCATGGCTGCATGGAATGCCAGTCATTTGCCACTCTAAACATGTACATGTCCAGAGTTTGAGGTTTACAACTTCTTCTCTACCCTGCAGTTCCTGCAATTTAAACTCAACATCTGATAGAACCGTCACTGCTAGGTTATCACCGGCTTTTTGGTTTTCAAAGATCTTCTCAGCAACCCGAGGACCAATTGGAAGGTTCCATTGTTCGATCTTGAGCTTGTTACTCTGTAATAACATATAAAGCTTCTCATGATAAGCCTCCATCAACTCCAGGACATGTACAAACTTCTCTTCCTCTATAAAAGAGTTCAGAGAATCTGTAGATTTACAATTCAGATGATCCCACCGAGGTTTCCTAAACAAGGCATTTGACCAACGTTCTGGCTGGCTGGCTATTACCCAATCATACAATTCCCTGCGAAAAGAACAGATCTTGCCTAGGGCCTCATTATAACTATCTAGTGTTCGTGCATAGGCAATGTCACTCAAGTACTTAAGTGCAATCTCCTTACCTCTACCCTGCACTTTAAAGGCAGTATTACCATCGATGAAGTTATTAAAATTCTCTTTCACGCAATGAAAACAAAAACTGTGGTTTTCATCACCAAACATTTTGTCCAAGCTGGAGAGAAAAGGGAGACTCGTGCCAGACACTACGACGACCTCGCGGTTTTGCAAAACGAGCTTTAGCTTTTCTAGAAACCACATAAGATCTTCCTCATTCATGGATAGGAGAATGCCATAAGATAGAGGATACATCTCATTGTCCGCATCCAAAGCAGAAGCAACTATAAAGGAGCTGTTGTGCAGCTCATTCAAGTTGTAAACATCAACAAATATCAAAGGCCTGCATCCAACATCGAACCCACGTATTGAGCAGTCATATGACACAAAGAGCCTCTTGAATCTGTTTTCTTCGGTGCAGGACCATGTAGCAATAGTTCCAGGCATTGCCTCAACTAAGCGATTGCATAGCCAAGGAATCAGTTTATAGGATTCACCTGACTTCTCATTGATTGCCTCCCTAATCCTCTGCTTCACACTCCAAGCCTGACGGTAGGTCAATTTGATAGCCAAATTCTTCTCAGCATCCTCACACACTTTACGAGGCAAACAATCAGGACTGCCCAATATGTCTTCTTGCATGATTCCCCCCAACCACTTCATCCTGATACGAGGTTTCAGTTGCGATGAATCTAGAGGAGGATGTGAATGAGAATCAACAAATTTCCTAATGGATACATTTTGAGATTTCTTCTCGACGCCAGCACTTACTTTCCAAGGGCAGCCATCAGCAGCACAATGGATGCTAATATATCTAGGTTTATTGTGCAGAATTCTGTAGTGAAATCTATTCGCAATCGAGAACTTGAAAACTGCAAGCCGAAAAGCATCTGCATTTTCAAAAGCTTGTCCTTCCCCGACAAGTAATTCACTCCAGTTGGCAGCAGCATCTGGAGTTCCATCAGTGATCCATTGGTTCGACGTTGCAGGAATCGGTGTATCAGCACTCACTTGTTCTTCCTCTGCACTTCCAAGAGAAACCGCTTCAACCTCAGTGGTTGAAATCCTgtgataaaaatacataatcaaACTATAGGAATTCACAAAACTTTGCATCATAAACTTGTGGACCATTATAAGACAACTATTACCTAGTGGTAGCCATATTAGGAGCAACTTCAGAATTAGGCTCCTTCTCCGAACTTGATGCATAAACATGGGCAAAACCATCATTAAATTGTAACAGAGTATTGACACCTTCTTGGTCTCTCAGCCGTATCAATTGGGCCCTATCAAACTTCACTGTAAACTGCAGGACCTTATCTGAAGGATCAATGCCTAATCGGTCAAAGACTGCATTCACAAAATCATTGTACTTTATGCCTGTCTTCACAATAATCTGATCCGTAATTCCTCCTACATACGAAGTGGATCCATCTGGAAGCACCTTATTCTTCCCACCCCAATGACAGAAACAAAACAGTGTCTTATCTTCAGTTCCCATCATGTAGTAGTGTACATGACCACAGAGCCAAAAAAAGGTAACAATCTTCAAAACTACAAACCTGACcaagaaataaaatgaatttaacCGAAGTTTCTTACAAAGGAATGTACTGAAATCACAATCCATAGGAGGGTTACACGAGGTTTAACCAAGCATCTTCAAATACAAGATTAAAAGCAGTATTTTCCTTGTAAGTAAAAACATCTCAAACATTACGATCTTGGAACAAAACCAAATTCCAAATACAGGATAAGAATCAACAACCAGAACCTAAAAAACaagatgattttaaaaaatggttGTAGGAACAAATCATTACCCAAATATGAGTCAGCAAAAAGGGAAACCCACCTACATAGGTTAATCTCAAACAGATTAGTCTGCAATCTCTGTTATCtttacaaaacataaaataaaaacataggaCGATAGTGTCAACAAACcaaaaagtttcaaactttaaCAAAGAATCGGAAATTATCAAATTGAGTTCAAAGAAAGCTTGATACATTTTCATGATATTATtagcttcttcttcttttttttttcttttctgtgAAGCATAATATAAGCAAAGAAGGCAAGCACATTAAAccataatattttatcaaatgcAAAGGATTAACAAATTCATACCTCAAGTAAACAAAAAAGTTCCAAACTTTAACAatcaaaaatttccaaaatggGTTCAAAGCAGGGGCGGAGCCAAATAGGGCAGAAGATTACACTGTTTCGTCTTCTTCCATTGGTTACTTATTCATATTTTCAACCCCTAAGTGAAAATCCTAGCTCCGCGTATGGTTCAATGAATATGTTTACCCCTCGAAAAATTCATGGGAAAGTCAGCACTTTTTGTTTGTAAAACATGAAATTAACAAAGAATTCCATCTAATACAAAAGAGGTCAAAACACAATCCCCagcaaagcaaaaaaaaaaaaaatccaaacatCCAAGCAAAATTCATAATCATTCTAACTAAAGATCAAAGGAGAAAAAGGAGCTAGTTTTTAGTACAAAGATTCCCCTTTTTGTTCCCAAATTCAATACCTCAACAACATATCATTATACTATCAAAGATTGACATACAGTGAGCTCAATTgataaacagaaaataaaacaagaagaattttttttctaccTTATAGCTACATATTCTTGAATTTTAACCAAATGGGGTTTCTCTACTTTgctataaaaacaaaaaaaaaactaccatTAACCTGcaaattcatgatttttaaaCAAATGGGGTTTCTGTACTATGCTTAtagaacacaaaaaaaatacctTTCAACAGCAGATTCTTGAATTTCAACCAAATGGGGTTCCTCTACTTAGCTATTGaaactaaaaaactaaaaaaaagaaatcccTTTTTGCTCCACTGATTTCACTGATAAATTAGggcttcaaaaattcaattggGTAATGGGAAAATAATCTTCCTTGGTGATGATGGCAATCTGTTTACTAAAGTAATTTAAATGCTAAAATGGCCCCCAATCTTTGAATATGTGAAATTTCTCCCCTAAATAGTTTTTATTTGAAgagtgaaataattttttttaatttacaaaaattagaaatatgTTCTTAATAGTAAATTGGGGTCTTTGTTACTTTTATGTGATGTtttaagaggaaaaaaaaagagtagacTATTATTTAacgttaaaattaaaatgacaatCTTCGTATTTCCACTATTGATTTAGGCTTAATATCTGTGGTATTTGATTTATTTCTTAGTGTCTCGCTTTGTTTTGGTGCATTTATGTAACAAATTTGTGCGATATTGAAAGTAATAGTAACtcataaggaaaataaaaaacatttttcttgcTAATAAGGTCAATATGGTCGTcaaattctttata comes from Solanum pennellii chromosome 1, SPENNV200 and encodes:
- the LOC107008599 gene encoding uncharacterized protein LOC107008599 isoform X2, with the translated sequence MMGTEDKTLFCFCHWGGKNKVLPDGSTSYVGGITDQIIVKTGIKYNDFVNAVFDRLGIDPSDKVLQFTVKFDRAQLIRLRDQEGVNTLLQFNDGFAHVYASSSEKEPNSEVAPNMATTRISTTEVEAVSLGSAEEEQVSADTPIPATSNQWITDGTPDAAANWSELLVGEGQAFENADAFRLAVFKFSIANRFHYRILHNKPRYISIHCAADGCPWKVSAGVEKKSQNVSIRKFVDSHSHPPLDSSQLKPRIRMKWLGGIMQEDILGSPDCLPRKVCEDAEKNLAIKLTYRQAWSVKQRIREAINEKSGESYKLIPWLCNRLVEAMPGTIATWSCTEENRFKRLFVSYDCSIRGFDVGCRPLIFVDVYNLNELHNSSFIVASALDADNEMYPLSYGILLSMNEEDLMWFLEKLKLVLQNREVVVVSGTSLPFLSSLDKMFGDENHSFCFHCVKENFNNFIDGNTAFKVQGRGKEIALKYLSDIAYARTLDSYNEALGKICSFRRELYDWVIASQPERWSNALFRKPRWDHLNCKSTDSLNSFIEEEKFVHVLELMEAYHEKLYMLLQSNKLKIEQWNLPIGPRVAEKIFENQKAGDNLAVTVLSDVEFKLQELQGREEVVNLKLWTCTCLEWQMTGIPCSHACNAITMTSMNIYQYVADWYKRETQQHIYAEVMDELAKFDIPHPDDIISSASSGNDVVLCPLSPHIKRPPGRPRKEPKGLQVETVKRPIRCSKCGGVGHNKRSKCSSAAQ
- the LOC107008599 gene encoding uncharacterized protein LOC107008599 isoform X1; protein product: MEEDETVFVVLKIVTFFWLCGHVHYYMMGTEDKTLFCFCHWGGKNKVLPDGSTSYVGGITDQIIVKTGIKYNDFVNAVFDRLGIDPSDKVLQFTVKFDRAQLIRLRDQEGVNTLLQFNDGFAHVYASSSEKEPNSEVAPNMATTRISTTEVEAVSLGSAEEEQVSADTPIPATSNQWITDGTPDAAANWSELLVGEGQAFENADAFRLAVFKFSIANRFHYRILHNKPRYISIHCAADGCPWKVSAGVEKKSQNVSIRKFVDSHSHPPLDSSQLKPRIRMKWLGGIMQEDILGSPDCLPRKVCEDAEKNLAIKLTYRQAWSVKQRIREAINEKSGESYKLIPWLCNRLVEAMPGTIATWSCTEENRFKRLFVSYDCSIRGFDVGCRPLIFVDVYNLNELHNSSFIVASALDADNEMYPLSYGILLSMNEEDLMWFLEKLKLVLQNREVVVVSGTSLPFLSSLDKMFGDENHSFCFHCVKENFNNFIDGNTAFKVQGRGKEIALKYLSDIAYARTLDSYNEALGKICSFRRELYDWVIASQPERWSNALFRKPRWDHLNCKSTDSLNSFIEEEKFVHVLELMEAYHEKLYMLLQSNKLKIEQWNLPIGPRVAEKIFENQKAGDNLAVTVLSDVEFKLQELQGREEVVNLKLWTCTCLEWQMTGIPCSHACNAITMTSMNIYQYVADWYKRETQQHIYAEVMDELAKFDIPHPDDIISSASSGNDVVLCPLSPHIKRPPGRPRKEPKGLQVETVKRPIRCSKCGGVGHNKRSKCSSAAQ